In the Prionailurus viverrinus isolate Anna chromosome A3, UM_Priviv_1.0, whole genome shotgun sequence genome, CTCAGGGTCTGGCCAGCATCACCCATCACCCATATGCCAGGGATTCCGACCAGAAGCCCGATGAGCCCCACTCCTGGGTAAGCCTGAGACCCTGGTCTGGGAGCAGGAAGGTTATACATCAGTGAAGGCTTACTGAGTTTCTGATAATGCAGGGCTGCCAGCCATGACTCCATCCCCACCCCTTCCTGGGTCCGGGACACACTGAGCTGTGCTAGGCTGGCCAGAACCAAGCAGGAGGGGCTATCTGGATCAGCTAACGTGGGCGTCTCCCCTTGCGAGGGTAGCCTGAGATATGCTCTGCAGGTGGCTGTTTCTGATCCTCTGGAGGCTGCAGtcaataaaaagaagcaaacctGCTGTGTGGCTTCGCTGACCTCCAGGATGCCCGTCCGCAATGCACGCATGGAGTCCCTCTTCAGCCTCCTGCGCTCTCGCTCTACCTGCCGAGATGCAGGTGAGAAGTCAGGGCTTGGCTTGGCTATGGGGCTGGAGTAgaactgcctttctctctctctctctctctctctctctctcttttttaagtaggcccccTGCCAGAGTGGAGACcaactcaggacttgaactcatgaccctgagatcatgacctgagctgagatcaagagtcagatgcctggggcccttgggtggctcagtgggttgagtgtccaacttcggctcaggtcatgatttcatggttcgtgagttcgagccccatatcgggctcactgctgtcttctctttctgtccctcccctacttgtgctctctctcaaaaaacaaacaaacaaacaaacaaacaagagtgagacacttaaccgactgagccacccaggtgccccagaagtgcCTTTTTCGAGAGAAAgctggtgtgggggtgggtgtgAGCACAGGGACAGCAACCACGAGAAGGTAAGCTCCTGGGTTGAGGAGAGCACATGCCAGGGCAGCCCTGAGAGCAGAGATGTGCTGATGGGGCAGAGGAGGTAGGGCTGGCCTCTCAGGCTTTCAGAGTAGGCTTAGCAAGCATTTTCTGTAGCGTTTTGGCTTTGCAGGCCTATagatctctgtcacaactattcaactcCACTGCTGTGGTGTTCCCATGAAACTTTCTTCTCAGCAGTGGGCAGCAAGCCGAATGTGGCCCTTGGGCTAGGGTTTACCACTCGGCTCTGGGGGCCACACAAGAAGTGGAGATGCCTGCCCATCGGACCCTAGACGAGGGAGCTGAGGACAGGAGAAACGACCTACCTGCTCCAAGGTGGCCCGCAGCTGGACATTGTGGCGCTGCAGCCTGCTCCGGTCAATCTCTAGCTGTGCCACTGCTTGCTGGAGTTGTTCCAGCCTTTGTCCCCACAGCTGCTTCTCCTCCATCCCAGGACTCGGTTCAGCCTCCACTCCAGGGACCTGCAGGAGAAACCTGTGACTCTCACCTGGGCAGCCCCGTAGACAGATGGGGAATAGATAGCAGATAAAGGGACCAATCTGACAGGTCTGAGCTTCAAGGACCCAATTCCCAAAAGAGGGAGGGACAAGCCCCCTGTAAAGGAGCTTCCTCTTGGCCATTTCTTCCCACTGGGCCTCCAGCTCACCTCTTCTAGCTGTACACCTACCTCTTCTCTGGGCCCCCGTTCTGCTCTGCTGGTCAAGCTGGTGCTGAGGAGTCGCTCCTTCTCTAGAGCCTGCCTGGTGAGCTCCAACTCATCCTGGGATATCAAGATGTGGAGCAAATTACACCATGGCAACCTCATATCCAGACCCATCCTACCTTCCATCCTCATGAAAGCCAGTTAATTTTCTCATCAGGTTATAGTCTTATTGTTCCTGGAGACTCTGAGCTATTCTAGTGCagaatctttattttacagatagacAAAGCAAAAAAGCAGAGAGGGGTCTCTTCAAGGATACATGGTGGGCTACAACTAAAACCTGGCTCATCTGAGATCTCCCACAAGCTAAGCAACAACGTGGAGCACTGAGGTGTTGTAGACACGAGAGTATGGACTCAGTAGAGCTGGGCATTATGTCACCACTTACTGGCTATGTGACTTGGGTCAAGAAACAAGCACTCTCCAAAAcccagtttcctcacttgtaaagtGACTATATGCTCCACGAAGCATAGATTGAGCCTTTGGCATTAAATCCCTCTTGATAAATGGTGACCCCAGTGCTAGATATTTTCTAGGTGCCATATGTCACACAAATGGTAACGATCAAGAAGAGAGACAGGTAAGAGGAAATGAATGTATGTGTGCAGGTGGAGATTGTCTGGGAGACAGGAAGAGCCTAGCAGTAAACAGGCTGCGTTCTAGAGTCAGACTCCTTAGAGCTAGTTCTGCCACTGACTGGCcatatgaccttggacaagttgcttagCCTCTCTGAACTATAAACTGAAGCTAACAATTCCTAGTTCTCAGAGTTGTTGTGGAAGGAAGTAAGAGTAACAGTGCCCGGCAtggaaaatgcttaaaataaaaaaatggtatCACTGCAATGAAGGGCAGCATCTAAGAAAtgttcttaactgactgagccacccaggcgcccccaagaaatGTTCTTGAGTGGTTGGAGTGGGGTGCAGGGGGAGCCTGACCTGAGCTACAATACTGCTTAGTTACCGTCCTGCCCAGCTAAGCACCTTACTTTTTCTGTGCCTATACGTATAAGCCTAGAAATAGGAAAGGAATTCTACATGGTGAATGCTTCTTTCCTATGCACTTTCTATGTATTATCTCACTTCATACTCAAGACAGCCCTACAGGGCTGGTTACTGTCATTCCCTATTTTATCAAAGAGAAAACCATGAGTCAGAGAAGTGAAGGCACTTATCTAGGGTCACACAGCCCATAAACTGCAGGACTATATTGCAAACCCAGGAACTTGACTCCAAAATTCACAAATGTATCCCCTTCTCTGCATATTGCTTCCAGAAGGCAAGTCCCAGCAGTGTTGGGTGTCTGAGTGGGGTTCTCTGGGGCTCAGCCATGGTCAAGGCACCAGGATGTACAGTCAATTTCCCGGGAAAAATGGGCTGGGTTGCTCTTGGCAAAAGAGATAATGCTTCTCTACGGCCAAGTCAACCTTGCTCTCCTGACTGCCTACTCTGTACAGGGCTGGTGCTCAGTGCCGGGGGTGTGAAGGGGACAAAGACATGGCCCCTGACCTTGAGGTTGAATGCTATACCCTAAGGTCCACTTCTCTCACTCAACATTCCACCTAGACTAGGGCACTTATCCCTAACTGTGGAGGACCTTGAGTCTCTGTCTCCAGTCTCATCCTTCAGCCTCAGATCACTTTACAGACCTTACCACTGGACATCACCCCATGCATGTCCCACAGGCACCTCACTCCACTGCCATTCCATAGCATTCCTGAAACCTGCCTCTGAGCAGAGATCTGGGGGTTTGGTTTCCTTCTGTCCATTCTTCACTCCCCTGTCTCTTAGTCAACTGCCAGAAGTCCCATGAGCCCCTAGGTCCACCCTCATGTCACCATCCACCCTTACTATCTTAGGCCATCATCTGTCTCCAGACTTGGATGACAGCCTCCTCATTGGTCTCCTTAGATTTGTTGCTCCACATGGCAGCCTGAACAATTCTCTGAACTGTACATCGGATTGTgtcctatacacacacacacacacacacacacacacacccctcatccGCCCCAAACACTTCATCCAAGTTCCGCTGGTCACCCAGGTCCTTAACATAACTTATAAGTGTGGAACGAGGGGCCCCGTCACCTTGTCTTGTGTTGCCAACTGTCCCTCTGTGTCCCAGTCAGCCTGAAGTCCCTGCACAGATACTCCacaccctccttcctctttcttcttccccaaaaAGCTCCTCCCCCAACCTGTGCTTGGCTAATTCCTTACTGGTCCCTTCAGATCAAATCTTAAACCCCACTTTTACTGGGAAGCCTTTCAGGAAAGCTTTCCACTAGGGAAAGGCTGAGTGTCCCTCTAGTGTGCTCAGAGCATACTAAACTTCTCTAATGAGGCACTAAATATAACTAGACATTGCATTCTAATTGCTTATCTTCTAGACTCAGGGCAGGAATTGTGGGTGGCTTATTCTCTCCATATCCCCCCAGACCAGCATGATAATCTAGATCCCACTTAGGTCTCTTGCACCCTGAGGTGCCACAAGCCCAGGGTGCCAGACAGCCCCCCTGGGCTCAGTCAGACCGGCCGTTACTGCCGGGGAGGAACTCACCTGCAACCTCTGGCGTTCTGAGTCCCGCTCCAGAACAGAGGCTTGTAGGAGCATGGCCACCTCCTGCAGATTGCTGACGCTAGCCTTGCTCTGGGCCAGGGACAGTGCCAAATCCTGGGCCTTCTCCCTCCACTCAATCTCCCTGGCCTCTGTCTGCCTCAGGGCTGCCTGGAGTCGCTCCAGCTCTTGCTGAAGCCGGGGCCCTAAAGCATCAAATTGTGTAGAGGGCTCCTCCGCTGGGGAGGCTGTGTGGCTGTGCGGTGAGTCCTCCAGATTCTTCCTTTGCTGGGCCTCCCTCAGCCCCAGAATCTCCTCTTCCTTTTGGGCTAGAGTCAGCTGCAATTCCCTTAGGCTTTCCCGGAGGCCCctcatctcttcctcttctctctcccgcCCTGCACCTTGCTTCCCTTGATCTTCTCGGTCCCTCTGGGCCAGAGACTGCTCTAGCAGCTGCCCCTGTCTCTTCTGATGACTCAGCTCGTCATCCCTCTGGGCAAGTGCCCGCTGGAGCTGCTGCACAGCCTCCTGATGTCGGAGATCCCGGTCCCGGATCTCCCCTTCCCGCCTTCTCAGGGCCTCCTCCAGCTGCCGGGCTTGTGCCTGGCAGGAGTCCAGGGCAGCCTGCAAGGTGGCTGTGCTGGCCTCCAGGTTGCGGCTCAATTCTGCCTGGCCAAGGAGACGCTGCTCCTTCTCCTGCAGGGTAGCCTGAGCCTCGCTGAGGGCCTCCTGCAGAGCCTCAGCCCGGGCCCGGGCTGTCTCTTCCCGATGCTGGGAGGACCGGCCATCTGCTTGCACGGCCTCCAGCTCCCGGCCCCGCTCCTTGAGCATGGCCTCTGCCTGCAGCAGGCTGTCCTGCAGGCCCCGGATCTCCACCTCGTGCTCCTGCGCACGCTCCGCACACTGCTGCCGGAGGGCCAGCAGAGCCTCCTCCTGTTCCCGAGACTCAGCCCTGAGGTCCCCCAGCACCTCCTCCAGGGCCTGcaccctctgtccctccaccaccaGCTCTTCCCGGAGCCTTCGCACATGCTCCTTGTGGTCCTCAAGCTCCCCCTGGCGCTCTTTCAGTACTGCGTGGGCTTGCTCCAGGGCTCTCTGCAGCGTGCTTGCCTTTTCCTTCATGCTCTCCTCCTGTCCCTgcgcctgctgctgctgctgctgcagggcCTCGAGCTCCTGGTCCCTCTGAGCCAGGGCTCTCTGGGTCTCTTCCAGGTGACCCTGAAGTGACTGCTCTTTCAGCTGCCCCTGTTCCCTGGCTTCCTGCAGGTGCCGCTGCAGGACCACGATCTCTTGCTCCCGTTGGGTCAGGAGGAGGCTGGTCTCACCCACCTTCCTGTGTAGGCCCTGGAGCTGCTGCTCCAGATGGCCCTTGTGCTCCTTCAGTTCTTGGATACGTTCCTGCTGGCATTCCACCTCCTTCTCCTTATCACGCAGGATCAGTTTCATGTGCTCCAGGCTCCCGCGCTGTGCTTTACTCtggcccttcccttcctctgcccgCTCCTGCATCAGTGGCCTCTGGGAGGCCAGCTCCCGGCCCCGCTCTCTCAAGGATAGTTTGATCTGTCCCAGGTCCTCCTCTAGGATCTTGGTCTGCAGCGTCCTCTGATCCTCTAGGACctgaatcctctctctctgcagcacCATGTCCTGGTCCCTCCTCTCGAGGTCCTGAGTCAGGTGCTCCTTCTGCCTCTGCAACTCCTCGATCTGTTCTCGCTGGGACTGCAGCTCCTGGTCCTTGTCCTGGAGCTCTCTGGCCAGAAGGGTGCTGCGGCTCTCCAGCTCGTGGATCTGGCTGCTCTGTGCCTGCAGCTCCTGGCTCCTTTCCTCCAGGTCCAGTGTAAGGTGGGTCAGAGCCAGCCTCTGCACCTCCTTCTGGTCCTCCAGCTCCTCGATTGCCTTTTGCTGGCACTCCATTTTGTGGTGGTTTTCTTCTAGTTCCAGGGCCAGGCATTCCAGTGTAACCAGCTGCTTCTTCAGATCCTGAATCTGTCCCTTCTGGGACTCGATCACCTGGGCCTTCTTCTCAAGTTCGAGAAGCTGATGCTCCAAGATGTTCCTCTGTGTCTCTCGATCCTTCTCGAGCTCTTTGATCTGCTCCCTCTGCACAGCCAGCTTCTGTTCCTGCTCCTGGACGGCCATGGGCAGATGCTCTAAAACAGACCTGCACTTCTCCAGCTCCTGGATCTGTTCTTGTTGCACATCCACCTCTTGGTTCCTCTTCTTCAGGTCCAGAGATAGGACTTCCAAGGCAGCCTTTTGCATTTCCCGTTGTTTCTCCAGTTCCTGGACATTTCCCCGCAAAGTCTCTACCTCCCCTTCTCTTTTGGATAGGGTCTGGGCCAGGATAGCTAAATTCTCCTGCAGAGCCTTGCCATGGGCCACCTTCAGCTCACCCTGCTCCTGCAGAGCCTGGGCTCGCTCACGCTCGGTCTCCACTTCCTTACTCTTGAGTTTCAGGGCCGAACGAGCATTTCTCAAGTCCTCCTCCAGGGCCCCAGCAGCACTGGCCTGAGCCCTGGCTTCTGCCACAGATGCCTGCAGCCTTTCCACCTGGGCCATCAGGTTCTCCTTAGCTGCCTGAAGTAGCTCTCGCTCATTCTAGAAAACAAGATGCAAAACCACCTTAGACTACACTTCCCCGATGTGGTCACCCCTGCACAGGCCCTTCCTCGCCTTACCTCTGCAGCACCAGCAATGTCAGGGAGTGACAAAAAGAACCTGTGCATTCCCCTTAAGCTGATACTGTAAACGATCATCCCTACCACATTCCAGGGCTCTGCTAGGCCCAGAGGAGAAAGCTAGAGGCAAATGAGCCATCTCAGACTCTGACCCTTCAGGGCAAGGGACAAAAATTTCTACCTTAATTCGGAAAAACTCATTGGAGGAGGATTCACTGGGGCCTTAATAATGGCCCTCATAgccacagagacagacagggaaacacagagcCTTGCTTAAGGAAGCTGGGCACTACATATGGATGAGGTATGGCCACTGGCCATAGTGAGTCTGGCCACTGGCCAAGGTGAGTCTGGAGCTGCAGACCTGGCCCCTAAGGACTATTCCGAAAGAAAtcccctaccccaaaccagggCTGCCTCACCTGGGCCTCTATTCCCTGCAGCTCTGCTTGCCATAGACGACTCTGTAATGATGCCACAGTCTCATGCAGTTCCGTCAGCTCACATTCAAGGGagttctgttttccttcccacTTGGATTTCTCTTTGGGAAGAGGGGAGGTGGTAGAGCGAGGCCCATGATTGAGGGTGGAGGAAAAGAGGGATATAGGGGCAGATGGAAGGTGAGGCACAGAATCAAAGGGGGAGAAGGCCAAGAAGGAGAGAATTACATCCAGTTTCATAGAGACATCACCCATCTTCCAGCTGCTCCTGGTGGTCTAGGCTCCCTGCTGCTTCCAGACTCACATCTGGATCTGTTGCCCAGTGCGAGCACTTGCCTGACTGCCCTCCCAATACACCTCATCCTGATCACACACAGCTCTCCACCCCTGGGCTCCCAACAGGGTGGAGCTCAATGACGTTGGAAATCGTTGCTGGTCTCCAGTTCTATGGTTTGGAGAGGTTGCTAGAAACTAGGCTCGCTCTGCTGGCTGTCCACCATTTCTGCAAAAGATACCAGACCCCAgctctatgtgtgtgtctctcaggAAGCCCTTTGCAGACACTTTCAAGACCCAGACTCCCTCCCTAAGTTGTCCTCTTCTCTTCTACAATGGAGCTTGGCCCTCAAGACCCTccgtttcctttcctttccgaGTAGTCCCCACCCTTTCCAGCCCTTGGCTGTGGCAGGGGTACGTTCTCCCCAGATCGCCCCACTTCGCTGTCTCTCAAACAAGCCCATAATCCTTCTGTTGTCAAAGTTTAATAATTTTGAGGACACAGTtggagatgataaaaataaataatatggataaatgacaaaagatacataattttataatgttCTCAAATAGCCCTGGCCCTAGGTTGCCAGTTTTTAAACACAGACAGAGAAAGTGGAAGCCTAGCCAGGAACCTCTCTCAGTTCATCCAATCTGTCCCCCTGAATCCTTTCTTCTAGGATGGCCCACAAAGGCCAAACAAAGCAGAAAACTAGTTCACAGGGGTCATCACCCCTTTGGAGATGTCTCTAGGTATCTTTTCTCACATTTGTTAGTGAGCAGTGAAGAGTGGCTGCCTGTTCTGGGCTTCTGgtgcttcctctctcttccctccaaaTCTCCCTGCCTTGAGCTTCTCACCTTCCTGGTTCTGGGAGAGCTTTCTCTGCAGATGCTGTAATTCTGTGCAGACCTgacttttctctgcctctgtatCAGTGAGACGCTGTTCCAGCTTCTGGGCCTGCTCCCTCAGGTCATCCTGGGAAAGGAAGGGCGAAGCTGACCCCCAAGTGCCTCTTCTTCCACAAAGCTATCCCAGCCCCATACCCAAGctgccccctccttcctctcagcCCTTGTGGGGTCTGCCACTGCGGATCTAGTCCCTGACCGCTCCTGGGAGTGATGACAGACTCTGCTCCAACTGGCTGGAGCCTAGAATCACCCTGTGACCCTCTGTGTGCCTTTTGAAATGCAACTTGCTGATGTCTTAGCCTGGggtcccctcccctttccccaaacTCCTACTTCAAAGATCAGTTCAAGTGCCACTTCTtccctccctgtgtccctctccaAGCTGGAATGAACTGTCCCTTCCTCCCATTATCATCATTTGTATCTGTTATTGATCTGATCAATTCTATCAGTTCTATCTTAGAACGCAGTTTGCTTCCTTGACCTCCTTGAGGGTGGAGAGTTGGTCGTTCTCCTTTCTGTACCATCAGCTCACAGTGGCTGGCATACTCACTTTTTAATTGAATGATAGGGTCACCAAGGGGTGGGATTTACGGGACTTTTGGTTCAGTCTCAGGCCCACAATATTCCTATAAATGGCAACCTCAAATTTCAGCAGTCCCCATTTGTTGGGTTTTTCTTGGACATCTTGGCACCaagaataaataattcatggCTGAGAGGAAAATGATACAAACAATATCCCTCATCTGCGCAGGCTTTTCAAGCTCATAGAGCCCACTCAAATCCCTCACTCACTCGATCCTCACACCCCTGGGGGGCAGACATGATTTGCCCCAGTTAACTAGTGAAGCCCAGGCCCAGGAAACCACATTCTGTGCTCGTGCTTGCCAGGCAGTAAGTGATGGAAGTGGAACTCATCGCAACTTGATCTGGGGAATAAAACAGTTCAAACCGAGTCTCTGGGGAGGGAAGAGTTcaagggagaagagcagagaatcGTACCCGAGCCTGCTGGGTCTTCCACAGGTCTTGGTGAAGCTTGTGGAGGGCAGATGCCACGGCCTCAGCTGACAGAGCTGTCAGGAGGGGCCCTCTCTTAAAGAGAATCCTGGCTCCATTCTGGtctgaaaaaatgaagaaacaccTCCTGACTTGGCAGCACTATGAAAGGAAACGGCCAAACCTCCCCTGGTCCGTACGGCCTTGGCCTTCCCCGATCCCTCCTTTCCCCCAAAGAACCCCTTCTGAGCAGTTCATTTATCAcgcacttttttaagtttatttattttgagagagagagagagcacgcgcacgcatgagtgcaagcgggggaggggcagagaggtggggagagagaattcctgctgagagaggaagagacagagaggtttCTCCTACAGTCAGCCCAGAGCGCCATGCCGTGCTCaatcccactaaccatgagaccatgacctgagccaaagccaagagtcagatgcttaactgactgagacacgcAGGTGCTTCCAGCATCCACTTTCTGCATTCCTATGTGCCAGGAGCTATGGCAGGCACTAGATAATGCTAGCTATCATTTGTTAAGTAAGCATTTAGTAAATGCCTATTTTACTACATAATCTCATTAACTCCTTAGAAAAATCCCCAGAGGTATGTACTTTTAACatcctcattttatttccttttattttattttataagtttatttttttgagagatagagtgtgagcgggggaggagcagagagagggagggagacagaatcccaagcagcctctgcacaatctcacaaaccatgagatcatgaccagagctgaaatcaacagtcaggtgctcaaccaactgagccacccagatgccccatcctcattttaatgtttgtttatttttgagagagaggaagacagagtgtgagtgggggaggggcagagagggagacacagaatccgaagcaggctgcaggctcccagctgtcagcacagagcccgatgtgaggcttgaacccatgaattgcaagatcatgacctgagccgaagtcggacacttaaccaactgagctacccaggcactgtgacctcatcctcattttatttatttatttatttatttatttatttatttatttattatttttcctcatcctcattttaaagtttaaagaaaatcaagCCCAAAGGATAGGCGACTTGCCCAGGCACACGTGTCTATCAAATGGCAGAGTGGTGATTCAAACTGATTGAATTAATTCCGGAGTCTGTGACCTTAGCCTTGCTGCAACATTGCCTAAGAAACCACATGCCCCTTCCTTATCCAGGGAGCCAGGCCTGAGTTCTTGGGTGGTCTTACCTGGCTCTGGGACCCCGAGGGAAGCAGAGTCCCCTCCGCCATGCAGCTCAGGCCTGTTCTCGCAAGCAGACCCCAGGGCCTGCTGCAGGACAGAACAGAGGCTGGCCAGCTGGGCTTGCGCCTGCTGCCCGGGCTGCTGCTCTGCTGCCAAGGCCGCCAGCTGGTTCTCTGTGCTGCGCAGCCGGAGCTGGACTTGGGCCGCCTTGGTTTCCAGGGCCCGCAAGGAAGCTCGCAGCTGCTGCTCTGTTACTCGAGATGCCTCCAGCTCCTCTAGCAGTTGTGCTTCCTGGGCCAGAAAGTCAGCCTCCTTTTCCTTCACCTCCTGCTTTAGTAATTCCACCTGCCAGGAAGGAAGTGTTGTCACTCTGAGCAGGGAGCGGACACCCTCTCGTCAGACCCTCCCGGCCTGACCCCACTCAATCCCTATGCACATCTTGATTGGCGCTGGGAGGCTCAGCTCCCCAGCAGGCAAGGAGAGCTCTGGAATGAGTGTTACCCTCGATCTGACCTGCATGTCCACCTACTGACTCCTGACCCATGGGCCTGGGCAACGCAAATGGGTTGTGGCCTGGTCCACCTGGCAGTGATGCCAGATCCCTGCTATGATCAGAGCTCTTCCTGAAACCCTGACGCTGAGCCTAAATAAGACCAGTCACAATAATAATGGCTACCACTTATAGAGGGCTTACTGTGTTCCTGACACTTTATACATTCCTATAATAGTTAAGAATTATCATCCttgttttatggatgaagaaactgatgctcACACAACCTGGAAGCAGTAGAGCTGGGAGCCAAATCCAGCACTAATGACCAGACCTGGTCCTTCTCTGCCCCAGTCTACCATCTAGCTCTTCCTGGCTCACCCTTCCCATCCCGGTTCTGGCTTTCCTTGGCATCCGAGGTCTGGGGTCCTGCAGTGAGCAGACCAAGTCCCAAAGTTTTCTTGCCGCTGCCTACTTGATCTGCATAATAACCTGTTCCACTGCTGTGTCTTGCCAGGCTGACCAAGCGCACTTAGACGTGGCCATGCTTGAATCGGGCCTGTGTGGCTCTGCTCCTTTGGGCGCCACGTTTTGGGCTGTCAGATTCCTCACAGGGGCTATTCTCAACTCTGGGCCAGGTTCCcaagcccccaccctgcccagttTTGACTTGCCTCTCCTG is a window encoding:
- the CEP250 gene encoding centrosome-associated protein CEP250 isoform X3; amino-acid sequence: MRGIEKVLLTDQIEATRCSGLTSLLSLGPCPQQVLQYRTWCQELEKQLEASGGPISPRWESVEEPSLEQLLVRLEEEQQRCESLAEVNTQLRLHMEKADMVNKALREDVEKLTVDWSRARDELMRKESQWQMEQEFFKGYLKGEHGRLLGLWREVVTFRRHFLEMKSATDRDLTELKAEHVRLSGSLLTCCLRLTVGARSGEPDGSGRLDGSEPTQLLLLLTKTQKLEKEVHERSQELIQLKSQGDLEKAGLQDRVTELSVLLTQAQKQNEDYEKMLKALREAMEILEKNHAELMDHEASLSRNAQEEKLSLQQVIRDITQVLVIVEEGDGMTPGCGHESSLELDPSGDSSQFDSQDPGKALTLVRSVVTRRRQAVQDLRQQLSGCQEAVSSLRRQHDQWEEEVKALRQRLQKLTGERDTLAGQTTDLQGEVESLSKERELLQKTREELQQQLEVLEQEAWRLRRTNMELQLQGDSAQGEKEEQQEELHLAVRERKRLQETLAGLEAKQSESLSELITLREALESSHLERELLRQEQTEVTAALARAERCVAELSSSENSLKAEVADLRAAAAKLSALNEALALDKVGLNQQLLQLEQENQSMCSRMEAAEQARSTLQLGLAEAERSRDALQEKNTHLEVQLQKAEETGAELRADLRGIQEEKEEIQEKLSEAHHQQEAAFAQLEQLHQEMKRQDEVLAREVQEKEALVRERAGLEVRLQAVERDRQDLSEQLLGLSSAKEQLESNLFEAQQQNSLIEVTKGQLEVQIQTVTQAKEVIQGEVRCLKLELDTERSRAEQERENAARQLAQAEQEGHTALQQQKSAHEEEVNRLQEKWEKERSRHQQELGKALESLEREKMELEMRLTEQQAETEAIRTQREEERAEAESALCQMQLETEKERVSLLETLLQTQKELAEASQQLERLRQDMKVQKLKEQETTELLQTQLRDARQELEQAAQRDRGDLAGLREECRTLLQAKTDLQEQVEDLKSQLVSKDDSQRLVEQEIKEKLREAQEYSQIQKELESEKASLIQSLVEKEQRLLVLQEADSVRQQELSSLHQDLQEAQGGQKELSAQVELLKQEVKEKEADFLAQEAQLLEELEASRVTEQQLRASLRALETKAAQVQLRLRSTENQLAALAAEQQPGQQAQAQLASLCSVLQQALGSACENRPELHGGGDSASLGVPEPDQNGARILFKRGPLLTALSAEAVASALHKLHQDLWKTQQARDDLREQAQKLEQRLTDTEAEKSQVCTELQHLQRKLSQNQEEKSKWEGKQNSLECELTELHETVASLQSRLWQAELQGIEAQNERELLQAAKENLMAQVERLQASVAEARAQASAAGALEEDLRNARSALKLKSKEVETERERAQALQEQGELKVAHGKALQENLAILAQTLSKREGEVETLRGNVQELEKQREMQKAALEVLSLDLKKRNQEVDVQQEQIQELEKCRSVLEHLPMAVQEQEQKLAVQREQIKELEKDRETQRNILEHQLLELEKKAQVIESQKGQIQDLKKQLVTLECLALELEENHHKMECQQKAIEELEDQKEVQRLALTHLTLDLEERSQELQAQSSQIHELESRSTLLARELQDKDQELQSQREQIEELQRQKEHLTQDLERRDQDMVLQRERIQVLEDQRTLQTKILEEDLGQIKLSLRERGRELASQRPLMQERAEEGKGQSKAQRGSLEHMKLILRDKEKEVECQQERIQELKEHKGHLEQQLQGLHRKVGETSLLLTQREQEIVVLQRHLQEAREQGQLKEQSLQGHLEETQRALAQRDQELEALQQQQQQAQGQEESMKEKASTLQRALEQAHAVLKERQGELEDHKEHVRRLREELVVEGQRVQALEEVLGDLRAESREQEEALLALRQQCAERAQEHEVEIRGLQDSLLQAEAMLKERGRELEAVQADGRSSQHREETARARAEALQEALSEAQATLQEKEQRLLGQAELSRNLEASTATLQAALDSCQAQARQLEEALRRREGEIRDRDLRHQEAVQQLQRALAQRDDELSHQKRQGQLLEQSLAQRDREDQGKQGAGREREEEEMRGLRESLRELQLTLAQKEEEILGLREAQQRKNLEDSPHSHTASPAEEPSTQFDALGPRLQQELERLQAALRQTEAREIEWREKAQDLALSLAQSKASVSNLQEVAMLLQASVLERDSERQRLQDELELTRQALEKERLLSTSLTSRAERGPREEVPGVEAEPSPGMEEKQLWGQRLEQLQQAVAQLEIDRSRLQRHNVQLRATLEQVERERRRLKRDSMRALRTGILEVSEATQQDARGGQKGASDAKHMAELQKEVALLRAQLALERKQRQDYIARSTQTSRELAGLHHSLSHSLLAVAQTPEATVLEAETRKLDESLTQSLTSPGPVLLCPSPTQATSR